From Etheostoma spectabile isolate EspeVRDwgs_2016 chromosome 8, UIUC_Espe_1.0, whole genome shotgun sequence, a single genomic window includes:
- the ptpn9a gene encoding tyrosine-protein phosphatase non-receptor type 9, which translates to MAATLSAEEEQATRQFLEEINKWTSQHGVSPLSRELAVKFLMARKFDVLRAIELFHSYRETRLKEGIVRLQPQEEPLRSELLSGKFTVLSVRDPSGASIALYTAKLHHPNKTGNHVVLQALFYLLDRAVESFETQRNGLVFIYDMAGSNYTNFELDLSKKILNLLKGAFPARLKKVLIVGAPVWFRVPYNLLSLLLKEKLRERVQMVKMAELRQHLPRDCLPQHLGGLLPLESYSWNQQLLVGQNGRVDPVDELVGIPMEDSSIHVPGPESMRPQELLTHLGRLQRSGIHQEYEELRKEPPPGTFHCAQSAYNQERNRYGDVLCLDQTRVRLKARRNERSDYINASFMDGYKQRNAYIGTQGPLEKTYSDFWRMVWEQNVLVIVMTTRTDEGSRRKCGQYWPLEEGGQEVYGHMAVANQRVDNHTHYNHTTLELHNTETCEQRQVSHFQYLSWPDYGVPTSAVTLIDFLGAVKRQQRTMVKALGLQWTGHPQGPPMVVHCSAGIGRTGTFCALDICLSQLQDVGSLNVCQTVRRMRTQRAFSIQTPDQYYFCYNAILEHAQRQGLLPANQ; encoded by the exons GCTACCAGGCAGTTTCTGGAGGAAATCAACAAGTGGACCAGTCAGCATGGAGTGTCACCGCTGTCCAGGGAATTGGCCGTCAAGTTCCTCATGGCTCGCAAGTTTGACGTCCTCCGAGCCATCGAGCTATTCCACAGCTACAGG GAAACGCGTCTAAAAGAAGGAATCGTCAGACTTCAGCCTCAGGAAGAACCTCTGCGCTCGGAGCTGCTCAGTGGAAAGTTCACTGTGTTG AGTGTGCGGGATCCTTCAGGGGCCTCCATTGCCTTGTACACGGCCAAACTTCATCACCCAAACAAGACAGGCAACCATGTGGTGCTTCAGGCCCTCTTCTACCTCCTGGATCGGGCCGTGGAAAG CTTTGAGACCCAGAGGAATGGCTTGGTGTTCATCTACGACATGGCGGGCTCCAACTACACAAACTTTGAGCTGGACCTGAGCAAAAAGATCCTCAACCTGCTCAAG GGGGCGTTCCCTGCCAGGCTGAAGAAGGTGCTGATTGTCGGGGCCCCTGTGTGGTTTCGAGTGCCGTACAATCTGCTCAGCCTGCTTCTCAAGGAGAAACTTAGGGAGAGG GTTCAGATGGTGAAAATGGCGGAGCTGCGTCAACACCTCCCCAGAGACTGTCTCCCCCAGCACCTCGGCGGCCTGCTGCCCCTGGAGTCATACAGCTGGAACCAGCAGCTACTGGTGGGCCAGAACGGACGGGTAGACCCAGTGGACGAGCTGGTGGGCATCCCTATGGAAGACTCTTCCATTCACGTCCCCGGACCCGAGTCCATGCGCCCACAGGAGCTGCTGACGCACCTCGGGAGGCTTCAGCGCTCAGGCATCCATCAAGAGTATGAGGAGCTCCGCAAAGAACCGCCGCCTGGAACCTTCCATTGTGCACA ATCAGCTTACAATCAGGAGAGGAACCGCTATGGAGATGTGTTGTGCCTTGATCAAACAAGAGTTCGTTTGAAAGCCAGAAGGAACGAG AGATCAGACTACATCAATGCGAGCTTCATGGACGGCTACAAACAGAGGAATGCATACATTGGTACTCAAG GACCACTGGAAAAGACCTATAGTGATTTCTGGAGAATGGTCTGGGAGCAAAACGTGCTTGTTATCGTCATGACAACCAG GACAGATGAGGGCAGTCGAAGGAAGTGTGGACAGTATTGGCCTCTGGAGGAAGGGGGACAGGAGGTCTATGGCCACATGGCAGTGGCTAACCAAAGGGTGGACAACCACAcccactacaaccacaccacCCTCGAACTGCACAACACTGAG ACATGTGAACAGAGACAAGTGAGTCATTTCCAGTACCTAAGCTGGCCGGACTATGGCGTTCCCACCTCAGCAGTGACTCTCATTGACTTCCTGGGAGCTGTAAAGAGACAACAGAGGACAATGGTGAAAGCTTTGGGACTTCAGTGGACAGGCCACCCACAGGGACCCCCAATGGTAGTCCACTGCAGTGCAGGGATTGGGAGAACAG GTACCTTCTGTGCCCTGGACATCTGTCTGTCCCAGTTACAGGACGTAGGCTCACTAAATGTATGCCAGACAGTGAGACGCATGAGAACACAGAGGGCCTTCAGCATTCAAACCCCGGACCAGTACTACTTCTGCTACAATGCCATTTTGGAGCACGCCCAAAGGCAGGGCCTGCTCCCAGCCAATCAGTGA
- the sin3aa gene encoding SIN3 transcription regulator family member Aa isoform X4, translated as MKRRLEDQETVFASQQRRLAGNAEAFQHRVLAPAPAPAVYEAVSDNMQPTAGVQYSVPQGYQVSLLSQVPTVAQNSGGHGHTPSPAAHGGSHHHSPAVQSHGPSVVSGHSHTAPPQASAQGQQFQRLKVEDALSYLDQVKLQFGNQPQVYNDFLDIMKEFKSQSIDTPGVISRVSQLFKGHPDLIMGFNTFLPPGYKIEVQTNDLVNVTTPGQIHHITPHGISVQNIPITVAATQHPPQLQSAATTTAPPLLTQPTPAKMSKPLQPQALTPSSQSNPSIPAYTSPRSPPMQLHPPLSGTTTGPPMQNNQPVEFNHAINYVNKIKNRFQGQPDIYKAFLEILHTYQKEQRNAKEAGGNYTPALTEQEVYAQVARLFKNQEDLLSEFGQFLPDANSSVLLSKTTAEKAESVRNDHGGTAKKLQLINKQRPNQNGCQIRRHPTPGTAPPVKKKLKLLKDPSVAEVSKHGVGTESLFFEKVRKALRSAEAYDNFLRCLVIFNQEVISRAELVQLVLPFLGKFPELFNWFKNFLGYREMSHIETYPKERATEGIAMEIDYASCKRLGSSYRALPKSYQQPKCTGRTPLCKEVLNDTWVSFPSWSEDSTFVSSKKTQYEEHIYRCEDERFELDVVLETNLATIRVLETVQRKLSRMSAEEQAKFRLDSTLGGSSEVVHRKAIQRIYGDKAPDIIDGLKKNPAVSVPIVLKRLKTKEEEWREAQRGFNKIWREQNEKYYLKSLDHQGINFKQNDTKVLRSKSLLNEIESIYDEHQEQASEENTTPPTGPQLTLAYEDSQILEDAAALIIHHVKRQTSIQKEDKYKIKQIIYHFIPDMLFSQRGELSDVEEEEEEEEMDLEEGASKKHNGVPGSGSPSKSKLLFSNTAAQKLRGSDDAYNLYYVNNNWYIFLRLHQTLCSRLLRLYGQAERQIEEEVRERDWEREVLGLKKEKSDNPAIQLRLKEPMDIEVEDYYSAFLEMVRNLLDGNMEASQYEDSLREMFTIHAYIAFTMDKLIQSIVRQLQHIVSDEICVQVTDLYLSESANGASGGTMSTQSSRSSAEAMYQRKAEQLMSDENCFKVMFSKHRGQVQLTMELLDTEEENSDEPMEAE; from the exons ATGAAGCGGCGACTGGAGGATCAGGAAACGGTTTTTGCGTCCCAGCAGCGGCGCCTTGCTGGCAACGCGGAGGCTTTCCAGCATCGTGTCCTGGCCCCTGCCCCAGCCCCAGCTGTGTATGAGGCCGTGTCTGACAACATGCAGCCCACAGCAGGCGTCCAGTACTCCGTCCCCCAGGGATACCAG GTGTCTCTACTTTCCCAGGTTCCCACCGTGGCCCAAAACAGTGGCGGGCACGGGCACACTCCAAGCCCAGCCGCCCATGGTGGGTCCCACCACCATAGCCCAGCGGTCCAGTCCCACGGGCCCTCAGTGGTGTCAGGGCACAGCCATACAGCGCCTCCTCAAGCCTCAGCACAGGGCCAGCAGTTCCAGAGGCTCAAG GTGGAAGATGCCCTGTCCTACTTGGATCAAGTGAAACTGCAGTTTGGCAACCAGCCTCAGGTCTACAATGACTTTTTGGACATAATGAAAGAGTTCAAGTCTCAAAG taTTGACACCCCTGGAGTCATCAGCAGAGTGTCACAGCTTTTCAAAGGCCACCCCGACCTCATCATGGGCTTCAACACCTTCCTGCCACCTGGCTACAAGATTGAGGTCCAGACCAACGACCTAGTCAACGTGACCACGCCTGGTCAGATCCACCACATCACCCCACATGGCATCTCAGTCCAGAACATCCCCATAACCGTAGCAGCTACCCAACATCCGCCCCAGCTCCAATCTGCCGCGACCACCACCGCTCCGCCCCTTCTGACGCAGCCCACCCCTGCCAAGATGAGCAAG CCACTTCAGCCCCAGGCGTTGACACCGAGCAGTCAAAGCAATCCGTCCATCCCTGCGTACACCTCTCCTCGCTCCCCACCCATGCAGCTCCACCCGCCACTCAGCGGGACCACCACTGGGCCACCCATGCAGAACAACCAGCCTGTGGAGTTCAATCACGCCATCAACTACGTCAACAAGATCAAGAACCGCTTCCAGGGCCAGCCCGACATCTACAAAGCCTTCCTGGAGATCCTCCACACGTACCAG AAGGAGCAACGTAACGCTAAGGAGGCTGGTGGGAACTACACACCAGCTCTGACGGAGCAGGAGGTGTACGCTCAGGTGGCCAGACTCTTCAAGAACCAAGAAGACCTGCTCTCAGAGTTTGGGCAATTTCTCCCTGATGCCAACAGCTCAGTG CTGTTAAGCAAGACCACAGCTGAGAAGGCAGAGTCTGTACGGAACGACCACGGTGGTACTGCCAAAAAGCTGCAGCTCATCAACAAACAGAGGCCCAATCAGAACGGCTGCCAGATCCGTCGTCATCCAACTCCAGGGACCGCACCCCCTGTCAAG AAGAAGCTCAAGTTACTGAAAGATCCCTCAGTGGCAGAGGTCAGCAAGCATGGAGTTGGAACAGAATCTCTGTTCTTTGAGAAG GTGCGCAAAGCCTTGCGAAGTGCAGAGGCCTATGACAACTTCTTGCGGTGTCTGGTCATTTTTAATCAGGAAGTGATCTCCAGGGCTGAACTAGTGCAGCTGGTGCTGCCCTTTTTAGG AAAATTCCCCGAACTGTTCAACTGGTTCAAAAACTTCCTGGGATATCGGGAAATGTCCCACATCGAAACATACCCGAAGGAACGGGCCACCGAGGGCATTGCCATGGAGATTGATTATGCTTCCTGTAAGAGACTAGGCTCCAGTTACAGAGCTCTGCCCAAAAGCTATCAACAGCCCAAGTGCACCGGCAGAACTCCACTTTGTAAAGAG GTCTTAAATGACACCTGGGTCTCCTTCCCCTCCTGGTCTGAGGACTCCACGTTTGTCAGCTCCAAGAAGACTCAGTACGAGGAGCACATCTACAGATGTGAGGACGAACGCTTTGAG TTGGATGTAGTACTGGAGACCAACCTGGCTACCATCAGGGTCCTGGAGACGGTACAGCGGAAGTTGTCCCGCATGTCTGCGGAGGAGCAGGCCAAGTTCCGCTTGGACAGCACACTGGGCGGCTCTTCGGAGGTCGTTCACCGTAAGGCCATCCAAAGGATATACGGAGACAAGGCGCCCGACATCATTGATGGCCTGAAGAAAAACCCTGCTGTTTCTGTCCCTATCGTGTTAAAAAG ATTAAAGACCAAGGAGGAAGAGTGGCGGGAAGCCCAACGAGGCTTCAACAAGATCTGGAGGGAGCAGAACGAGAAGTATTACCTCAAGTCTCTGGACCATCAAGGCATCAACTTCAAACAGAATGACACCAAAGTGCTTCGATCCAAGTCCCTGCTGAATGAAATCGAAAGCATATACGATGAG CACCAGGAGCAGGCGTCGGAGGAGAACACCACTCCGCCCACGGGTCCTCAACTGACGCTGGCTTACGAGGACAGCCAGATCCTGGAGGACGCAGCGGCACTCATCATCCACCACGTCAAGCGGCAGACCAGCATTCAGAAAGAGGACAAATACAAGATCAAACAGATCATCTACCACTTCATCCCCGACATGCTGTTCTCTCAGCGGGGCGAGCTCTCCGacgtagaggaggaggaggaggaagaggagatggacCTGGAGGAAGGCGCCTCCAAAAAGCACAACGGCGTTCCCGGCAGCGGGAGCCCCTCCAAGTCAAAGCTGCTGTTCAGCAACACGGCGGCGCAGAAGCTGCGCGGCTCTGACGACGCCTACAACCTCTACTACGTCAACAACAACTGGTACATCTTCCTGCGGCTGCACCAGACGCTGTGCTCGCGACTGCTCCGGCTCTACGGGCAGGCGGAGCGACAAATCGAAGAAGAGGTCAGAGAACGAGACTGGGAGAGGGAAGTCCTGGgactgaagaaggagaagagcGACAATCCAGCCATCCAGCTGAGACTGAAGGAGCCCA TGGATATTGAGGTGGAAGATTACTACTCAGCCTTCTTGGAGATGGTTAGGAATTTGCTTGATGGAAATATGGAGGCTTCTCAGTACGAGGACTCGCTGAGAGAAATGTTCACTATTCACGCCTACATTGCCTTCACGATGGACAAACTCATCCAAAGCATCGTCCGGCAG CTCCAGCACATCGTGAGTGATGAGATTTGTGTCCAAGTAACGGACCTCTACCTCTCAGAGAGCGCTAACGGCGCCAGCGGGGGAACCA